A window of Costertonia aggregata contains these coding sequences:
- the lipB gene encoding lipoyl(octanoyl) transferase LipB, whose protein sequence is MNKKVVLEDLGLQDYKKTWDYQEGLFENIIAIKIKNRREGAGLETPNHFLFVEHPHVYTLGKSGDIGNLLVGEKVLEEKGAKFYKINRGGDITYHGPGQIVGYPILDLDNFFTDIHKYLRFLEEMVILTLAEYGLKAERSGGETGVWLDVGTPFARKICAMGVRASRWVTMHGFALNVNADLGYFDLMIPCGIKDKAVTSLNIELGKQQVDMDEVKQKLLRHFEALFKAELVKQKTPV, encoded by the coding sequence ATGAACAAGAAGGTTGTCTTAGAAGACTTGGGTCTACAGGATTACAAAAAAACCTGGGACTATCAAGAGGGGCTTTTTGAAAATATCATAGCTATAAAAATCAAGAACAGAAGGGAAGGAGCAGGTTTGGAAACGCCCAATCATTTTTTGTTCGTTGAGCATCCTCATGTATATACCTTGGGTAAAAGCGGTGATATAGGTAATCTCTTGGTCGGCGAAAAGGTTTTGGAAGAAAAAGGGGCCAAGTTCTACAAAATCAATCGGGGAGGGGACATTACCTATCACGGTCCCGGGCAAATCGTGGGCTACCCTATTTTGGACCTTGACAACTTCTTTACCGATATTCACAAATACTTACGTTTTTTGGAAGAAATGGTCATTTTGACCTTGGCTGAATATGGGTTAAAAGCTGAACGTTCCGGCGGTGAAACCGGAGTTTGGTTGGATGTTGGCACCCCGTTTGCCCGTAAAATATGTGCCATGGGCGTTAGGGCTTCCCGTTGGGTCACCATGCACGGTTTTGCATTGAACGTAAATGCCGATTTAGGGTATTTTGATCTGATGATTCCCTGTGGGATTAAGGACAAGGCCGTAACTTCATTAAATATAGAATTGGGGAAACAGCAAGTTGATATGGATGAGGTCAAACAAAAACTCCTCAGGCATTTTGAAGCTCTTTTCAAGGCGGAATTGGTAAAACAAAAAACCCCGGTGTGA
- a CDS encoding YqaE/Pmp3 family membrane protein — MSFFRVLLAIVFPPLSVIGKGCGSFLIVLLLTFCGWVPGVIAALVILNNPN, encoded by the coding sequence ATGAGTTTTTTTCGTGTTTTATTGGCCATTGTTTTTCCGCCGCTGTCCGTTATAGGAAAAGGTTGTGGTTCTTTCCTGATCGTACTTTTGCTTACTTTCTGCGGATGGGTTCCTGGGGTAATCGCAGCTTTGGTAATCTTGAACAATCCTAACTAG
- a CDS encoding collagen-like protein, with protein MKKVILKTKLFLMALSTILIFSCSAEDGEDGTIGPQGPQGEQGPAGQDGADGENGEDGNANVIASGWTSTDFGDTYSGFLANSFSIDDSRITAEVVDSYAILAYYKDSFDNVRALPITNQSWDMYYTINADDAEIRFLVTDNTDNAAAIPPSGEVRYVLVESSTSAKNTNVDLRKMSYAEAMDYLGLQH; from the coding sequence ATGAAAAAAGTAATCTTAAAGACAAAATTATTTCTAATGGCACTCAGCACAATACTTATATTTTCTTGCTCTGCCGAGGATGGTGAAGATGGTACTATTGGACCACAGGGGCCGCAAGGTGAGCAAGGGCCTGCGGGACAAGATGGTGCTGACGGTGAGAATGGTGAAGATGGCAATGCCAATGTTATTGCATCAGGGTGGACCTCAACCGATTTTGGTGACACGTACAGTGGTTTCTTAGCGAACAGTTTTTCAATCGATGATTCCAGAATTACTGCTGAGGTTGTAGACTCCTATGCAATTCTAGCATATTATAAAGATTCATTTGATAATGTAAGAGCCTTGCCCATAACGAACCAAAGTTGGGACATGTACTACACTATTAATGCAGATGATGCCGAAATACGTTTTCTAGTTACGGATAATACGGATAATGCGGCTGCTATACCACCAAGCGGTGAGGTAAGGTATGTACTTGTTGAATCTTCAACCAGTGCCAAAAACACAAACGTTGACCTTAGGAAAATGTCCTACGCAGAAGCGATGGATTATTTAGGTTTGCAGCACTAA
- a CDS encoding OmpA family protein: MNTRRPFAIFTILVLGLLACNESPKKNTIQNDQGKAVEEPDLREATEDLEEAMEDIDIDELMKGMGDLMSGGAKDSTSQGLFTEKGALNLELLRSDKGAYARQLFAKMVGVSEKEVQIALTAMPDNNIVSVKHAEDIEQSLSNPEVEAYIASGEASQNFIELLEESKTEAKVRTTNFKARAEKAKRAFYKLNPSWFALTKNMEDTYVDSRKEMVYLPMGTLSFADSVVFFKPGEPDGFFPERCLGTSQGDADLQTDCTILGSGGSIVLFFKDNAITDVNGPDIFVFEQGAAIEPTNLQLSKDGQSWIDIGKVEGGTGLKDITDYVKPGETFNYIKITDLKTSFGPPPGADIDAVAAIGGALRMSLDSAVLFDTGEHELKPEGAKAIRKLAQQIQDIPKGTITVEGHTDDVGSDQTNLVLSKKRAATVAAELRKSINNSSFKWKEVGLGETSPLAPNENDGNRRKNRRVEILVAPF; the protein is encoded by the coding sequence ATGAATACACGACGACCTTTTGCAATCTTTACGATTTTGGTGTTAGGGCTATTGGCCTGCAACGAAAGCCCGAAGAAGAATACAATTCAAAATGACCAAGGCAAGGCAGTTGAAGAACCTGACCTTCGAGAAGCAACCGAAGACTTGGAGGAGGCCATGGAGGACATCGACATTGATGAACTCATGAAAGGTATGGGCGACCTAATGTCGGGCGGGGCCAAAGATTCTACAAGCCAGGGACTGTTTACCGAAAAAGGGGCTTTAAACCTCGAACTCCTAAGAAGCGATAAAGGGGCCTACGCCCGGCAATTATTCGCCAAAATGGTTGGGGTCAGCGAAAAGGAAGTACAGATAGCCCTTACGGCCATGCCCGATAACAATATCGTCAGCGTCAAACATGCCGAAGACATTGAGCAGAGTTTGAGCAATCCTGAAGTCGAGGCGTATATCGCCAGTGGTGAAGCATCACAAAACTTTATCGAACTGCTCGAAGAAAGTAAGACCGAGGCCAAAGTGCGTACGACCAATTTTAAGGCTAGGGCCGAAAAAGCGAAGAGAGCATTTTACAAACTGAATCCATCTTGGTTTGCCCTGACCAAAAATATGGAGGACACTTACGTGGATTCGCGAAAGGAAATGGTTTATCTACCTATGGGCACACTTTCGTTCGCTGATTCAGTAGTGTTTTTTAAACCAGGTGAGCCTGACGGATTCTTTCCAGAAAGATGTTTGGGAACTTCTCAAGGTGATGCTGATTTACAAACAGACTGTACAATTCTTGGTTCTGGAGGCTCTATCGTACTTTTTTTTAAGGATAATGCCATAACGGATGTCAATGGTCCTGATATTTTCGTGTTCGAACAGGGTGCTGCTATAGAACCTACAAATCTTCAGCTTAGCAAAGATGGTCAAAGTTGGATTGACATCGGAAAAGTGGAAGGAGGTACTGGCTTAAAAGATATTACGGATTATGTAAAGCCTGGCGAAACCTTTAATTATATAAAAATAACCGATTTAAAGACTAGTTTCGGGCCACCGCCCGGCGCAGACATTGATGCCGTGGCAGCCATTGGCGGTGCCCTACGCATGAGCTTGGACAGTGCCGTGCTCTTTGATACGGGAGAACATGAACTCAAACCCGAAGGTGCCAAAGCGATACGTAAACTGGCCCAACAAATACAGGACATTCCCAAGGGTACCATTACCGTGGAAGGGCATACCGATGATGTGGGCAGTGACCAAACAAACCTAGTGCTTTCCAAAAAAAGGGCAGCAACCGTAGCTGCTGAACTCAGAAAATCCATAAACAACTCCAGCTTCAAATGGAAGGAAGTAGGTCTTGGTGAAACCAGCCCATTAGCACCCAATGAGAATGATGGAAACCGTCGAAAAAATAGGCGTGTTGAGATTTTGGTTGCTCCGTTCTAA
- a CDS encoding PKD domain-containing protein, protein MKKIYFTGLCLLSIMACTKETASPNSDPDSIPESDAKLKACFTVSKDTVSIGESLTINSCSKNAISFKYDFGNGTQSSEEAPVFTDQEGGAYTIELTVKNEAGDTETFNYPVYVKPAKEHYFFPDIADGFSTVSLETGINIANNTYYSLQLVEDAGTSKFYYSEIDENYQSTSNYIADKQFNSNSAFLNVFPSGNKNFHFSRTLADFYGTHEVTYNNAWGFLNGINSATKHKYGCIADGSFYLYYGAKKVDGVYKTAIERRNSSGDAFEEFINPIGDADSMLGDLILTESGYVAFGAKFNKNTTSPSISGYKPILVFYDTALNVTSHIVLEESVLDTKINSANDLNGTFHLEQLTNGNLVCYGNGELIITNASGSPIKTHYFEGTNNNQALLALGDTFIVSSKEYLRKFDANGNSIKNLKYKGLHLPEIIEKEDRLFFIGGYSHEEKTRIFYGATDKDLQLIDVNK, encoded by the coding sequence ATGAAAAAAATCTACTTTACGGGCTTATGCCTTTTGTCCATTATGGCATGTACCAAGGAAACCGCTTCCCCAAATTCCGACCCTGATTCCATCCCAGAATCCGATGCCAAATTAAAAGCTTGCTTTACCGTTAGTAAAGACACCGTATCAATAGGGGAAAGCCTAACGATAAACAGTTGTTCCAAAAATGCCATATCGTTCAAATACGACTTCGGAAACGGTACGCAAAGTTCTGAAGAAGCACCGGTATTCACAGATCAAGAAGGCGGTGCCTACACCATTGAACTTACCGTGAAAAACGAGGCCGGAGATACCGAAACCTTTAATTATCCCGTTTACGTGAAACCCGCGAAGGAACATTATTTTTTCCCCGATATAGCGGATGGTTTTTCTACGGTTTCCTTGGAAACAGGTATAAATATAGCAAACAATACCTATTATTCCCTGCAATTGGTGGAAGATGCCGGGACTTCAAAATTTTATTATTCAGAGATTGATGAAAACTACCAATCTACATCCAATTATATTGCCGACAAACAATTTAATTCCAATAGTGCGTTCTTAAACGTTTTCCCCAGTGGAAACAAAAATTTTCACTTTTCAAGAACCTTGGCTGATTTTTATGGCACCCATGAGGTAACCTACAATAACGCCTGGGGTTTTCTCAACGGAATAAACTCAGCTACCAAACACAAGTACGGATGCATAGCCGATGGCAGTTTTTATTTATACTATGGGGCAAAAAAGGTTGACGGGGTATACAAAACGGCCATTGAACGCAGAAACAGCTCCGGGGATGCTTTTGAAGAGTTTATAAATCCCATAGGGGATGCCGATAGTATGTTGGGCGATTTGATACTGACCGAAAGCGGCTACGTAGCCTTTGGTGCAAAATTCAACAAAAATACTACATCACCTTCCATAAGCGGATACAAACCCATTTTGGTATTTTATGATACCGCATTGAACGTTACTTCGCACATTGTTTTGGAAGAGTCCGTTTTGGACACTAAAATAAATTCGGCCAATGACCTCAATGGCACCTTTCACCTTGAGCAGTTGACCAACGGTAACTTGGTTTGCTACGGTAATGGCGAACTGATAATTACAAATGCTTCTGGAAGCCCTATCAAAACACATTATTTTGAGGGAACAAACAACAACCAGGCGTTATTGGCCTTGGGAGATACTTTTATCGTGTCCTCAAAAGAGTACTTGAGAAAGTTTGATGCCAATGGCAATAGCATCAAAAATCTCAAATACAAGGGTTTGCATTTACCGGAAATCATTGAAAAAGAAGACAGATTGTTTTTTATCGGCGGTTACTCCCATGAAGAAAAAACCAGGATATTCTATGGCGCAACGGATAAGGACCTACAACTAATAGATGTAAACAAATAA
- the lysS gene encoding lysine--tRNA ligase, whose amino-acid sequence MQLSEQEIIRREKLAKLREMGIDPYPAALYPVDATSKSIKTDFTQGKKVVISGRLMSRRIQGKASFAELQDSEGRIQVYFNRDEICPGEDKTLYNEVYKKLLDIGDIIGVEGELFTTQVGEKTVMVKNFTMLSKALRPLPLPKKDAEGNVYDEFNDSELRYRQRYVDLVVNPKVKDTFIKRTKITNSIRQFYNERGYLEVETPILQPIPGGAAARPFLTHHNALNIPLYLRIANELYLKRLIVGGFDGVYEFSKDFRNEGMDRTHNPEFTVMELYVAYKDYNWMMDTTEQLLEKVAIDANGTSKVTVGENEIEFKAPYARVPILKAIKTHTGVDVSGMDEIQLRETAKSLGIEVDDTMGVGKLIDEIFGEKCEHHYIQPTFITDYPKEMSPLTKEHRNNPALTERFELMVNGKELANCYSELNDPIDQRQRFEEQLKLSEKGDDEAMFIDQDFLRALEYGMPPTSGIGIGIDRLVMLLTNNSSIQEVLFFPQMRPEKKPLELSENEKTIFDIIKKTKTMPLNDLKEAANLSNKAWDKGIKGLNKLGLTKVYKEADALLCTLEER is encoded by the coding sequence ATGCAACTTTCGGAACAAGAAATCATTAGAAGGGAAAAATTGGCCAAGCTCAGGGAAATGGGCATTGATCCCTACCCGGCAGCTTTATATCCTGTAGATGCTACTTCTAAAAGTATAAAAACCGATTTTACCCAAGGTAAAAAAGTAGTGATTTCCGGGAGGTTGATGTCGCGCCGTATCCAAGGCAAAGCTTCGTTTGCCGAGTTACAGGATAGTGAGGGTAGAATACAGGTTTACTTCAATCGCGATGAGATTTGTCCGGGAGAAGATAAAACACTGTATAACGAGGTGTACAAAAAACTGTTGGATATTGGTGATATTATTGGTGTCGAAGGCGAACTTTTTACCACCCAAGTGGGCGAAAAAACCGTTATGGTAAAAAACTTTACCATGCTCAGTAAGGCATTGCGCCCTTTACCCCTACCCAAAAAAGATGCCGAAGGCAATGTGTACGATGAATTTAACGATTCCGAATTAAGGTATAGGCAACGGTATGTTGACTTGGTCGTAAATCCTAAAGTCAAGGACACTTTCATCAAACGCACCAAAATCACGAACAGTATACGCCAATTTTATAATGAAAGAGGCTATTTAGAGGTGGAAACCCCGATTTTACAACCCATTCCCGGTGGTGCGGCGGCACGTCCGTTTTTAACGCACCATAATGCCCTAAATATTCCCTTGTATCTTCGTATTGCGAATGAATTGTACCTAAAGAGACTGATCGTTGGTGGTTTTGACGGAGTTTATGAGTTTTCAAAGGATTTTCGTAACGAAGGTATGGACAGGACCCATAATCCCGAATTTACCGTTATGGAACTCTACGTAGCCTACAAGGACTACAATTGGATGATGGACACTACCGAACAGTTATTGGAAAAAGTAGCCATTGATGCCAACGGAACTTCCAAAGTAACCGTAGGGGAAAATGAAATAGAATTTAAGGCCCCCTATGCCAGAGTGCCCATTCTCAAAGCGATAAAAACACATACCGGAGTAGATGTTTCCGGGATGGATGAGATACAGTTGCGTGAAACCGCAAAAAGTCTGGGCATTGAAGTAGACGACACTATGGGCGTTGGCAAATTGATAGATGAGATTTTTGGCGAAAAATGTGAACACCACTACATACAGCCAACCTTCATAACCGACTATCCGAAAGAAATGAGCCCGTTGACCAAGGAGCATAGGAACAATCCGGCCCTGACCGAGCGTTTTGAACTAATGGTCAACGGTAAAGAGCTCGCCAACTGCTATTCCGAGCTCAACGACCCTATAGATCAGCGCCAACGTTTTGAAGAGCAGCTGAAACTATCCGAAAAAGGAGACGATGAGGCCATGTTCATTGATCAGGACTTTTTGCGCGCTTTGGAATACGGTATGCCGCCTACTTCTGGTATTGGTATCGGCATAGATCGTTTGGTCATGTTATTGACCAACAATTCCTCCATACAGGAAGTATTGTTCTTTCCACAAATGCGCCCAGAGAAAAAACCCTTGGAACTCTCCGAAAACGAAAAAACCATTTTCGATATCATCAAAAAGACAAAAACAATGCCTTTAAATGATTTGAAAGAGGCTGCAAATCTGAGTAATAAAGCTTGGGACAAAGGCATAAAAGGCTTAAACAAATTAGGCCTAACGAAAGTTTACAAAGAAGCAGATGCTTTGCTATGTACCCTAGAAGAGCGTTAA